A single region of the Indicator indicator isolate 239-I01 chromosome 3, UM_Iind_1.1, whole genome shotgun sequence genome encodes:
- the LOC128981233 gene encoding endonuclease domain-containing 1 protein-like: protein MLLLLLLQVLVSCLWLGHGELVASFESSCPQFFFRETPPNEALAPESPAWICQRYKNQYYFATLYDRRRRIPVYSAYLYQPGPGKRPKTWLVEPQLMGSVYPKTMEKEWTLLKYYNVSLEQLSKSQAVLQDYKNLTGLNRGHLNPNGHHHDFSSRMSTFTLTNIVPQDEKLNGGAWNNYEQQTMIRRTQGCNTTYVVVGAVPGNSYIAKGRVNKPSHIWSSACCEVDSNHRKAWGVIAENDKNEVQLLTLGELEDMLTELYGRDQVSLFDSDCPRE, encoded by the exons atgctgttgctgctgctactgcaggTGTTGGTGAGCTGCCTCTGGCTGGGACACGGTGAGCTGGTGGCATCCTTTGAAAGTTCATGCCCTCAGTTTTTCTTCCGTGAAACTCCCCCAAACGAAGCCCTGGCGCCAGAgagcccagcctggatctgCCAGCGCTATAAGAACCAGTATTACTTCGCCACCCTGTACGACAGGAGGAGGCGTATTCCTGTCTACTCTGCTTATCTCTACCAGCCTGGACCTGGCAAGAGACCAAAGACATGGCTGGTTGAGCCCCAG CTGATGGGTTCAGTTTATCCCAAAACTATGGAAAAGGAGTGGACCCTCTTAAAGTATTACAACGTCAGCTTAGAGCAACTCAGCAAGAGCCAGGCTGTCCTCCAAGACTACAAGAATCTGACAGGTTTGAACCGTGGCCATTTGAACCCCAATGGCCATCATCATGACTTCAGCAGCAGGATGTCTACCTTCACCCTCACCAACATAGTGCCCCAGGATGAGAAACTCAACGGTGGTGCCTGGAACAACTACGAGCAGCAAACGATGATCAGAAGGACCCAGGGGTGTAACACCACCTATGTGGTCGTGGGTGCTGTGCCTGGGAACAGCTATATTGCCAAGGGGAGGGTTAATAAACCCAGCCACATCTGGTCAAGTGCCTGCTGTGAGGTGGACAGCAACCACAGGAAGGCTTGGGGGGTCATTGCTGAGAATGACAAGAATGAGGTCCAGCTCCTCACGTTAGGGGAGCTGGAGGATATGTTGACTGAGCTCTATGGGAGGGACCAGGTTTCTCTGTTTGACAGTGACTGTCCCCGGGAATAA
- the IL15RA gene encoding interleukin-15 receptor subunit alpha: MAMDILERLCSCLVPPSVKTSTRTNQKAADFSVKHVEKCPALPTAEFADVTAKVYQLGTRLYYECDSGYKRRSGQHSVIRCQSVKQGASWDYKEFECIANLTSPTDEKTLLSTAPTTKSDFTQKPERKTPQKQENFSEFDQKDQEVIAKDLCGPPRTIPHASLSPNKKFYVGQVLHFKCQRGYDKRPPTSGTRTCKKENGKIIWTHLDMRCTNDSNEWPPQTTELASTHPSFSSSVMLPVTAIFFVLFIIPAVFM; encoded by the exons ATGGCAATGGATATCTTAGAACGCCTGTGTTCATGCTTGGTTCCTCCCAGTGTGAAGACTAGTacaagaacaaaccaaaaagctgcTGACTTCAGTGTCAAACATGTTG aaaaaTGCCCAGCTCTTCCAACAGCTGAGTTTGCTGATGTTACTGCTAAAGTGTATCAACTGGGGACCAGACTGTATTATGAATGTGACAGTGGCTACAAGAGAAGGAGTGGCCAACATTCAGTAATTCGGTGTCAGAGTGTAAAGCAGGGTGCTTCTTGGGACTACAAGGAATTTGAATGCATTG CAAATCTAACTTCTCCCACAGATGAGAAAACTTTGTTGTCAACAGCTCCCACCACAAAGTCAGATTTTACTCAGAAGCCAGAGAGAAAAACACCCCAGAAGCAAGAAAACTTTTCAGAGTTTGACCAGAAAGATCAAGAGGTAATTGCTAAAG atttgtgtggtcctcccagGACTATTCCACATGCCTCTTTAAGCCCAAACAAAAAGTTTTATGTGGGGCAAGTGCTGCATTTCAAATGCCAGAGGGGTTATGACAAGCGACCTCCCACCTCTGGCACCCGCACCTGCAAGAAGGAAAATGGCAAAATCATCTGGACCCACCTTGACATGAGATGCACCAATGACAGCAATGAGTGGCCACCACAGACTACTGAGCTAG CTTCGACTCATCCatccttctcctcatctgtgATGCTGCCAGTGACAG CAAtcttttttgttctgttcaTCATCCCTGCTGTCTTCATGTGA